From Bacteroidota bacterium, the proteins below share one genomic window:
- a CDS encoding ABC transporter ATP-binding protein has product MIEIRELKKSFGSLQVLRSLNLDLQAGQIVCLIGPNGSGKTTLIKCLLGHVLPDSGSIRVAGEQLVAGSWSYRERIGYMPQIGRYPEQMRIRQVFSMMRDIRNVSTSSDEELYLRFGLEALQEKRMGNLSGGTRQKVSAALAFLFRPDLVVLDEPTAGLDPVSSEILKDKLRTERERGTLTLITSHNMSEVEELADRVVFLVDGNLRFSHTVREIRELTGEQRLGKALALLMEGGRP; this is encoded by the coding sequence ATGATTGAAATCCGAGAGCTGAAAAAGTCGTTCGGTTCCCTGCAGGTACTGCGGTCCCTGAACCTTGATCTCCAGGCCGGTCAGATCGTTTGCCTGATCGGTCCCAACGGCTCGGGGAAGACGACCTTGATCAAATGTCTGCTCGGGCATGTATTACCGGACAGTGGTTCCATCCGCGTGGCGGGTGAACAACTTGTTGCGGGATCCTGGAGTTACCGGGAACGTATCGGCTACATGCCCCAGATCGGGCGGTATCCGGAGCAGATGCGGATCCGCCAGGTGTTCAGCATGATGCGGGATATTCGGAATGTCAGCACTTCATCCGACGAGGAGTTGTATCTGCGATTCGGGCTCGAGGCTTTGCAGGAGAAACGCATGGGGAACCTCTCGGGCGGTACCCGCCAGAAGGTCAGTGCGGCCCTGGCATTTCTCTTCCGACCGGACCTGGTCGTGCTCGATGAACCTACGGCCGGTTTGGATCCCGTATCTTCTGAAATCCTGAAAGATAAACTCAGGACGGAGCGGGAGCGCGGGACATTGACCTTGATCACCTCCCATAACATGAGTGAAGTGGAAGAACTCGCCGACCGTGTCGTTTTCCTTGTTGATGGCAACTTGCGCTTTTCCCATACGGTAAGAGAGATCCGGGAACTAACGGGCGAACAACGCCTTGGGAAAGCTCTCGCGTTGTTGATGGAAGGAGGTCGACCGTGA
- a CDS encoding ABC transporter permease subunit, which produces MMKVMKYVIYDVLRSKMVVAYAALMLLLCGAIYSFSDDSAQAVVSLLHLVLFVVPLISIVFGTIHFYNSREFIELLLAQPIRRNAIFLGHYAGLSISLAGALGLGLGLPVMLLDPSLPSFLLLSVAVLETFIFTGLAFLASVRSRDKARGIGLALMLWFYFSILYDGLILLVLFYFSDYPLEKPVLALTALNPVDLSRILVLLKLDTSALMGYTGALYQKFFGSLLGVAWSFGLLILWWIVPLGFALRAFKRKDL; this is translated from the coding sequence GTGATGAAAGTGATGAAGTATGTAATCTACGACGTTCTGCGCAGCAAGATGGTCGTTGCGTACGCGGCGCTCATGCTCTTGTTGTGCGGCGCGATCTATTCTTTCAGTGATGATTCCGCGCAGGCCGTGGTGAGTCTGCTGCACCTGGTGCTTTTTGTCGTCCCATTGATCAGCATTGTGTTCGGGACTATCCATTTCTACAATTCGCGGGAGTTCATTGAGCTCTTACTCGCTCAGCCGATCAGGAGGAACGCGATCTTCCTGGGGCACTACGCGGGCTTATCCATTTCGCTAGCCGGGGCACTCGGACTCGGTTTGGGATTGCCTGTCATGCTCCTGGACCCCAGTTTGCCATCGTTCCTGTTGTTATCGGTAGCGGTGCTGGAGACGTTCATTTTTACCGGCCTGGCATTCCTGGCTTCTGTTCGCTCACGCGATAAAGCACGCGGGATCGGGTTGGCCCTGATGCTTTGGTTTTACTTTTCCATCCTCTACGACGGGTTGATCCTGCTGGTACTTTTTTATTTTTCGGACTATCCGTTGGAAAAACCCGTGCTTGCGCTGACCGCGCTGAATCCGGTGGACCTTTCGCGTATCCTCGTATTACTCAAGCTCGACACCTCGGCCTTGATGGGTTATACCGGTGCCCTGTATCAGAAATTCTTCGGCTCCTTGCTGGGGGTAGCCTGGTCGTTCGGCTTGCTGATCTTGTGGTGGATAGTGCCGCTGGGCTTCGCCTTGCGTGCATTCAAGAGGAAGGACCTCTGA